Proteins found in one Ptychodera flava strain L36383 chromosome 3, AS_Pfla_20210202, whole genome shotgun sequence genomic segment:
- the LOC139125940 gene encoding uncharacterized protein → MLSKARQVKVHSDHAALYAVSSKQKHSRKLDGDVVTVHPDQTPEATYSVSAKQKKSRAKKSADDVEQSKTDEDHPDPAALYAESSKKKHKRKKKDKSKGDITYADLDLPPTGSEQQPKRMPAEEMIQYASIQIPEK, encoded by the exons ATGCTGAGCAAAGCAAGACAGGTGAAGGTCCACTCCGATCACGCAGCACTGTATGCTGTATCAAGCAAACAGAAACACAGTCGCAAACTCGACGGAGATGTTGTAACCGTACACCCTGATCAAACTCCGGAAGCAACCTACTCAGTTTCGGCCAAGCAGAAAAAATCAAGAGCCAAGAAATCTGCCGATGACGTTGAGCAGAGCAAGACCGATGAAGATCACCCTGATCCTGCAGCACTGTATGCTGAATCAAGCAAAAAGAAACACAAACGGAagaaaaag GATAAATCAAAAGGTGATATAACGTATGCAGACCTGGATTTGCCACCCACTGGTTCTGAGCAGCAGCCAAAGAGGATGCCTGCAGAAGAGATGATTCAATATGCCTCAATCCAGATTCCGGAAAAGTAA